In Gemmatimonadota bacterium, a single window of DNA contains:
- a CDS encoding M23 family metallopeptidase, with protein MLRRKFVSFIHLPANARDEAREYGLLSVLAGLAVLVLLMLAGWHIGASYLTTLMDDGALTERERENNRLREQLSALHELDGTLESRIENLSERAADIDKIVHGPDAPDPLGQHGPVAGNEEFPPAPASIERSESPDAAIDRIDGRIDRLLDETRAELASLRSVEAASRADETYWRDIPIISPVQGPVSRPFGTTRNLLSDEVRVHGGLDIAANKDEPVRATAYGVVSRTGVNASLGRYVDINHQNGYVTRYGHLSEVLVERRKRVERGEIIGLVGMTGKTSGYHIHYEVHYEGRILDPSNWFFPERGL; from the coding sequence ATGCTGCGAAGAAAGTTCGTTTCATTCATACATTTGCCGGCCAATGCCCGGGACGAAGCCCGGGAGTACGGCCTCCTTTCGGTCCTGGCCGGTCTCGCCGTCCTCGTGCTTCTGATGCTGGCCGGATGGCATATCGGCGCGTCCTACCTGACGACCCTGATGGACGACGGCGCCCTGACGGAACGGGAGCGGGAGAACAACCGGCTGCGGGAGCAGTTGAGCGCCCTGCATGAGTTGGACGGTACGCTCGAATCGCGGATTGAGAACCTGTCGGAACGCGCGGCGGATATCGACAAGATCGTCCACGGCCCCGATGCGCCCGATCCGCTTGGTCAGCATGGCCCGGTTGCCGGCAACGAAGAGTTCCCGCCGGCCCCGGCATCCATCGAGAGGTCCGAATCCCCCGACGCGGCCATAGACCGGATCGACGGACGTATCGATCGGTTACTGGACGAAACCCGCGCGGAGTTGGCCAGCCTGCGGTCCGTCGAAGCGGCGTCCAGGGCCGACGAAACCTACTGGCGCGACATCCCCATCATCTCGCCGGTGCAGGGACCGGTATCGAGACCCTTCGGTACGACGCGTAACCTGCTGAGCGACGAGGTGCGCGTGCACGGCGGACTGGACATCGCCGCGAACAAGGACGAGCCGGTTCGGGCCACGGCGTACGGCGTGGTCTCACGGACCGGCGTGAACGCGAGCCTCGGCAGGTACGTGGACATCAACCATCAGAACGGGTACGTGACGCGATACGGCCACCTCTCCGAAGTGCTGGTCGAACGCCGGAAACGGGTGGAACGCGGGGAGATCATCGGGCTGGTCGGAATGACCGGAAAGACCAGCGGATACCACATACATTACGAGGTCCACTACGAGGGTCGCATCCTCGATCCGTCAAACTGGTTCTTCCCGGAAAGGGGCCTGTGA
- a CDS encoding RNA polymerase sigma factor RpoD/SigA, with the protein MYISKLAGFSAACAGPPGSPGTSDRAGIPVKWGRKRPRSQTDKQELSQHVSTITKTHTAATEDRSLDLYLQEIGNVPLLMAEEESELARSVRAGDQKALEKLTSSNLRFVVSVAKQYQNQGLSLSDLINEGNIGLIKAAKRFDETKGFKFISYAVWWIRQSILQALAEQSRIVRLPLSRVGTLHKIGRLSSEFEQEFGREPSTEEIAEELDMNPGDVKDTMRIASRHVSLDAPLKAGEDNRLLDLIEDDDQDAPDETLMVDALKDEIFRALGSLTKREAAVIALYYGINMERSYTLEEIGTRFSLTRERVRQIKEKALRRLRHVSRSQKLRAYLN; encoded by the coding sequence ATGTATATTAGTAAACTTGCCGGTTTTTCGGCAGCGTGTGCCGGACCGCCTGGATCGCCCGGAACGTCCGATCGGGCGGGGATTCCGGTTAAGTGGGGACGGAAACGGCCCCGAAGTCAAACGGATAAACAGGAGTTGTCACAGCACGTGAGTACTATTACGAAAACCCATACGGCGGCGACGGAAGACCGGTCTCTCGATCTCTACCTGCAGGAGATCGGCAACGTGCCGCTTCTGATGGCCGAAGAAGAATCCGAACTGGCCCGGTCGGTCCGGGCCGGCGACCAGAAGGCGCTGGAGAAGCTTACGTCCTCCAATCTCCGGTTCGTGGTCAGCGTGGCCAAGCAGTACCAGAACCAGGGCCTTTCCCTGTCCGACCTGATCAATGAAGGCAATATCGGGCTGATCAAGGCGGCCAAGCGGTTCGACGAGACCAAGGGATTCAAGTTCATTTCCTACGCGGTCTGGTGGATCCGGCAGTCCATACTCCAGGCGCTCGCCGAGCAGTCCCGCATCGTGCGGCTTCCGCTGAGCCGGGTCGGCACGCTCCACAAGATAGGCCGGCTTTCCAGTGAATTCGAGCAGGAGTTTGGACGCGAGCCCAGCACCGAGGAGATCGCCGAGGAGCTGGACATGAATCCCGGCGACGTGAAGGACACGATGCGCATCGCGAGCCGCCACGTGTCGCTGGACGCGCCGCTCAAGGCGGGTGAAGACAACCGGTTGCTGGACCTCATCGAGGACGACGACCAGGATGCACCGGACGAAACGCTCATGGTGGATGCGCTCAAAGATGAGATCTTCAGGGCGCTCGGGTCTCTGACCAAGCGGGAGGCGGCCGTGATCGCGTTGTATTACGGCATAAACATGGAAAGATCCTATACCCTCGAGGAAATCGGGACGCGGTTCAGTCTTACGAGGGAGCGTGTGCGCCAGATCAAGGAAAAGGCGCTGCGCAGGCTTCGCCACGTCTCCCGAAGCCAGAAGCTCCGGGCCTATCTGAACTGA
- a CDS encoding DUF362 domain-containing protein, translating into MKLPAFREIRQRFDAPFVEDITGTAEGEVARMIEETGLRAGSTVAVATGSRGIGNIATIVKSVVAALAKAGLKPFVVPAMGSHGGATSEGQRRVLENYGIHEAATGCPIRSDIEPASLGETADGLPVYLDRNALDADHIVVVNRVKPHTDFKGSVGSGLMKMLAIGLGKQKGASYYHGAVFEYGFEHMITTVSQHVLEHAPVTFGLAIIENAYDQTAHLIGVPAGVLQQEERRLFQEAQRLMPRLPSDDIDILIVDEMGKNISGTGMDTNIIGRRMQNFETEPANPRILRIVVRDLTPESEGNAVGIGLADFTTRRLVDKINHRYTYVNSITGMSPQKSRIPVFLDTDREVIEAAFSTIGMKPPGEGRAVRIRNTLSLGRVEVSEALSDELADREDIEITDRRGPLEFDEQGTLAALPG; encoded by the coding sequence ATGAAACTGCCCGCATTCAGGGAGATACGCCAGCGGTTCGACGCACCCTTCGTCGAGGACATCACCGGAACGGCCGAAGGGGAGGTCGCCCGCATGATCGAGGAGACGGGCCTGCGCGCCGGGTCCACGGTGGCCGTCGCCACCGGCAGCCGGGGGATCGGCAACATCGCGACCATCGTGAAGAGTGTGGTCGCCGCCCTGGCAAAGGCCGGCCTGAAACCCTTCGTCGTGCCGGCCATGGGCAGCCACGGCGGGGCGACATCGGAAGGCCAGCGCCGGGTACTGGAGAACTACGGCATACACGAAGCGGCGACGGGATGTCCCATCCGCTCCGACATCGAGCCGGCGAGTCTCGGCGAGACCGCGGACGGTCTTCCGGTCTACCTGGACCGAAACGCCCTCGACGCCGACCACATCGTGGTGGTCAACCGCGTAAAACCCCACACGGACTTCAAGGGCTCGGTCGGCAGCGGCCTCATGAAGATGCTGGCCATCGGTCTGGGCAAGCAGAAAGGCGCCAGCTACTATCACGGCGCGGTCTTCGAATACGGATTCGAACACATGATCACGACCGTGTCGCAGCACGTGCTCGAGCACGCGCCCGTGACCTTCGGGCTGGCCATCATCGAGAACGCCTACGACCAGACCGCGCACCTCATCGGCGTCCCGGCGGGTGTCCTGCAGCAGGAAGAACGGCGGCTGTTCCAAGAGGCGCAGCGCCTCATGCCCCGCCTGCCTTCCGACGACATCGACATCCTGATCGTCGACGAGATGGGCAAGAATATCAGCGGGACTGGAATGGACACGAACATCATCGGCCGGCGCATGCAGAATTTCGAGACCGAGCCCGCGAACCCGCGGATCCTGCGGATCGTTGTCCGCGACCTGACGCCCGAGAGCGAGGGCAACGCCGTGGGCATCGGGCTGGCCGATTTCACCACCCGCCGCCTGGTGGACAAGATCAACCACCGGTATACCTACGTTAACTCCATCACGGGCATGAGTCCGCAGAAATCCCGCATCCCCGTGTTCCTGGACACGGACCGCGAGGTCATCGAGGCCGCTTTCTCCACCATCGGCATGAAACCGCCCGGCGAGGGACGCGCCGTCCGTATCCGGAACACGCTTTCACTCGGACGCGTCGAGGTTTCCGAGGCCCTGTCCGACGAACTGGCCGATCGGGAGGACATCGAAATCACGGACCGCCGCGGTCCGCTGGAGTTCGACGAGCAGGGCACCCTGGCGGCCCTGCCCGGTTGA
- a CDS encoding FAD-binding oxidoreductase produces MPDEVLHCRLGSLVDGYAPASREALASYAVEGVVPSAVVAPGSLESLAATVQMASELGYAVIPRGGGTKMDFGHPPSRADIVVSLERLNRIVAHEPADQTATVEAGITMAGLQAGLGERGQYLPLDPPHGDAGTLGGVLATNASGVLRTAFGTARDLVIGARVVQADGTVVRSGGQVVKNVAGYDLNKMYIGSLGTLGILAEVNLKLQPLPASGRLLIGTMAGIGEAAECAFRVMDSEVMPSFLEVASPATCTLLAGNGTLRDDRDFAVVAGMIGTDETVDWQAGECERIFRDSGAAAVKTVDGDGYRRVLDGLRAFPGGGLLPQGMGPGVTCRAGVTPDGVEALFRLADEGCRRLSIGCGLLSHFASGHVAFVFYRDGTFRESDYDGLASLIETLRNASEEQGVFVVEHAPAALKERVGVWGSTRGNRHIMEVLKNRFDPKGTLNPGRFVDGI; encoded by the coding sequence ATGCCCGATGAGGTGCTGCACTGCAGACTCGGATCTCTCGTGGACGGCTATGCACCGGCGAGCCGGGAAGCGCTGGCCTCCTATGCCGTGGAAGGGGTCGTGCCCTCGGCCGTCGTGGCCCCGGGAAGCCTGGAATCCCTCGCGGCCACCGTGCAGATGGCCTCGGAACTGGGTTACGCCGTGATCCCGCGGGGCGGCGGCACCAAGATGGACTTCGGCCATCCGCCCTCCCGCGCGGATATCGTGGTGTCCCTGGAACGCCTGAACCGGATCGTCGCGCACGAACCCGCGGACCAGACGGCCACGGTGGAGGCCGGCATCACCATGGCCGGACTGCAGGCCGGGCTGGGGGAACGAGGCCAGTACCTGCCGCTGGACCCGCCCCACGGCGACGCGGGGACTCTGGGCGGGGTGCTCGCCACCAATGCCTCGGGCGTGCTCCGGACAGCCTTCGGCACGGCCAGGGACCTGGTCATCGGCGCCCGGGTGGTCCAGGCGGACGGCACTGTCGTCCGGTCCGGGGGGCAGGTCGTCAAGAACGTGGCGGGTTACGACCTGAACAAGATGTACATCGGTTCGCTCGGTACGCTCGGCATCCTGGCGGAAGTAAACCTGAAGCTGCAGCCCCTGCCGGCGTCGGGTAGACTGCTCATCGGAACCATGGCGGGGATCGGGGAAGCGGCCGAATGCGCCTTCCGGGTCATGGATTCGGAGGTCATGCCCTCCTTCCTGGAAGTGGCCAGTCCCGCCACCTGCACCCTTCTCGCCGGGAACGGCACCCTCCGAGACGATCGGGACTTCGCGGTCGTCGCGGGCATGATCGGCACGGATGAGACGGTGGACTGGCAGGCCGGGGAATGCGAGCGGATCTTCCGGGATTCGGGGGCGGCCGCAGTTAAGACCGTGGACGGAGACGGATACCGACGGGTGCTGGACGGGTTGCGGGCTTTTCCAGGAGGCGGTCTTCTACCCCAGGGCATGGGGCCCGGGGTGACCTGCCGGGCCGGCGTCACGCCGGACGGGGTGGAAGCGCTCTTCCGGCTGGCGGACGAAGGCTGCCGGCGCCTGTCCATCGGCTGCGGCCTGCTTTCTCACTTCGCGAGCGGTCACGTGGCCTTCGTCTTCTACCGGGACGGGACGTTCCGGGAATCGGATTACGATGGGCTGGCGAGCTTGATCGAGACCCTGCGGAACGCTTCGGAAGAACAGGGCGTCTTCGTGGTGGAACACGCTCCCGCCGCCCTGAAGGAACGGGTCGGCGTCTGGGGTTCGACCCGCGGGAACCGGCACATCATGGAAGTGCTCAAAAACCGTTTCGACCCGAAGGGCACGCTGAACCCCGGACGGTTCGTCGACGGAATCTGA
- a CDS encoding FAD-binding protein, with the protein MNKDQLVERLAAVLGRENVIDAPDQLIVYECDGLTIDRNVPHAVVYPTTTEDVAAVVRILHEARIPFVARGAGTGLSGGSLPPDGGVMIALTKMNRIVEVDFRNQRALVEAGVVNLHLSKETGKQGYHFVPDPSSQYACTIGGNIAENSGGPHTLKYGVTTNHTLGVEVVLPDGRITWFGGKAEDAVGYDLRGLLIGSEGMLGIVTRAWVKLTRLPQAWRTFLVVFDQVEDASRAVAGVVARGIVPSALEMIDKVAIGAIEAAYHFGFPLDAEAVLIIELEGHEAGLDTQAEAVAEVCRENQARDIRTAEDDKERALLWMSRKRAFGAMGRLSPSYYVQDGVVPRTKIPDIMRVIQATAGKYELLIGNVFHAGDGNIHPCIAYDDRDEEQARKTVEASNEILRACVDLGGSITGEHGIGYEKVDLMPLIFNETDIEAMETVKAVFDEENLSNPGKMFPTNRSCIGCGTAELKYTNRQAALL; encoded by the coding sequence ATGAACAAAGACCAGCTCGTTGAAAGGCTCGCGGCCGTGCTGGGCCGGGAGAACGTCATCGACGCACCGGACCAGTTGATCGTCTACGAATGCGACGGGCTGACCATCGACCGGAACGTCCCGCACGCCGTCGTCTACCCCACCACGACGGAGGACGTCGCCGCCGTGGTCCGGATTCTCCACGAAGCGCGGATTCCCTTCGTGGCGCGCGGCGCGGGCACCGGCCTGAGCGGCGGGAGCCTGCCGCCCGACGGCGGGGTCATGATCGCGTTGACCAAAATGAACCGCATCGTGGAGGTCGACTTCCGCAACCAGCGTGCGCTGGTGGAAGCCGGCGTGGTCAACCTGCACCTGTCGAAGGAGACCGGAAAGCAGGGCTATCACTTCGTGCCGGACCCCTCGAGCCAGTACGCCTGTACCATCGGAGGCAACATCGCCGAGAACTCGGGCGGTCCGCACACCCTGAAGTACGGGGTCACGACCAATCACACCCTGGGCGTGGAAGTGGTGCTGCCGGACGGGCGGATCACCTGGTTCGGCGGCAAGGCGGAGGACGCCGTGGGTTACGACCTGCGCGGTCTCCTGATCGGATCCGAGGGTATGCTGGGCATCGTTACGCGGGCGTGGGTCAAGCTGACCCGCCTTCCCCAGGCCTGGCGGACGTTCCTGGTGGTGTTCGACCAGGTGGAAGACGCATCGCGCGCCGTCGCCGGCGTCGTCGCCCGAGGGATCGTCCCGTCGGCCCTCGAAATGATCGACAAGGTCGCCATCGGCGCCATCGAGGCGGCCTACCATTTCGGATTTCCCCTGGACGCCGAAGCCGTGCTGATCATCGAACTCGAGGGGCACGAGGCGGGCCTGGACACCCAGGCCGAAGCGGTGGCCGAAGTCTGCCGGGAGAACCAGGCCCGCGATATCCGCACCGCGGAGGACGACAAGGAACGCGCCCTGCTGTGGATGAGCCGCAAGCGTGCCTTCGGTGCCATGGGGCGCCTGAGTCCCAGCTACTACGTGCAGGACGGCGTGGTCCCGCGCACGAAGATCCCGGACATCATGCGGGTCATCCAGGCGACGGCCGGGAAATACGAACTGCTGATCGGCAATGTATTCCACGCAGGGGACGGCAACATCCATCCCTGTATCGCGTACGACGACCGCGACGAGGAGCAGGCGCGGAAGACCGTGGAGGCCAGTAACGAGATACTGCGGGCCTGCGTCGACCTGGGCGGGTCCATAACCGGGGAACACGGCATCGGATACGAAAAAGTCGACCTGATGCCCCTGATTTTCAATGAAACGGATATCGAGGCCATGGAGACCGTCAAAGCGGTGTTCGACGAGGAGAACCTCAGCAACCCCGGCAAGATGTTTCCCACGAACCGCTCCTGCATCGGATGCGGAACGGCAGAGCTGAAATACACCAACCGCCAGGCGGCACTGCTATAG
- the folE gene encoding GTP cyclohydrolase I FolE — MDPIEGLTRSLLAEIGEDPDRDGLRRTPLRVAQSLRFLTQGYDKSIESVINGAIYEEDYDEMVLVKDIEFFSLCEHHLLPFFGQCHIAYIPNGKIIGLGKIPRIVDVFARRLQLQERLTSQIAQTLQTCLDPQGVAVVMEAGHLCMMMRGVEKQHSKATTSAMLGVFRDDRSTRMEFLDLTRS, encoded by the coding sequence ATGGACCCGATCGAGGGATTGACGAGGTCGCTGCTCGCGGAGATCGGCGAGGACCCGGACCGGGACGGTCTCAGGCGCACGCCCCTGCGCGTGGCGCAGTCCCTGCGGTTTCTGACCCAGGGTTATGATAAAAGCATTGAATCCGTCATAAACGGCGCTATCTACGAAGAGGATTACGACGAGATGGTGCTGGTGAAGGACATCGAGTTCTTTTCGCTGTGCGAGCACCATCTGCTGCCCTTCTTCGGCCAGTGCCATATCGCTTACATTCCCAACGGCAAAATCATCGGGTTGGGCAAGATCCCCCGTATCGTGGACGTCTTCGCGCGGAGGCTTCAGTTGCAGGAACGCCTGACCTCCCAGATCGCCCAGACCCTGCAGACCTGTCTCGATCCCCAGGGGGTGGCCGTTGTCATGGAAGCCGGCCACCTCTGCATGATGATGCGCGGCGTGGAGAAACAGCACTCCAAGGCGACGACGAGCGCCATGCTCGGCGTGTTCAGGGACGATCGCAGTACCCGGATGGAGTTCCTCGACCTGACACGGTCGTAG
- a CDS encoding 6-pyruvoyl tetrahydropterin synthase: MMLITRKTRFSAAHLCRNPGWTEARNRRVYGSCAVGSGHGHDYEAEFTFGGPVDPRTGVVLNLTEVKRLLRAVIEPLDLSHLNHDHGALEGPAPTSERLVRYLWHALEGGTGPCELKRVLLRESRTRNIAYTGDDSMVHVTRSVEFNAAHRLHSIRLSDEENVRIFGKCNNPHGHGHNYELEVTVRGPVDEKTGTVIDMGLFDDVLQKEVVDRYDHRHLNRDLEEFRTVNPTSEELLRVIWKRLLPFFDTPSLYRIRLVETSKNAFEYYGEEDR, from the coding sequence ATGATGCTCATTACGCGAAAAACCCGGTTCTCGGCGGCGCACCTGTGCCGCAACCCGGGGTGGACGGAGGCCAGGAACCGGCGGGTGTACGGCTCCTGCGCCGTCGGCTCGGGCCACGGTCACGACTACGAAGCCGAATTCACCTTCGGGGGGCCGGTCGATCCCCGGACCGGCGTGGTCCTGAACCTGACCGAGGTCAAGCGGTTGCTGCGCGCCGTGATCGAACCGCTGGACCTGAGCCACCTGAACCACGATCACGGTGCCCTGGAAGGTCCGGCGCCGACCAGCGAAAGGCTCGTCCGATACCTCTGGCACGCGCTGGAAGGCGGTACCGGACCGTGCGAACTCAAGCGCGTCCTGCTGCGCGAGAGCCGCACGAGAAACATTGCATACACCGGAGACGACAGCATGGTCCACGTCACGAGATCCGTCGAGTTCAACGCTGCCCACCGCCTGCACAGTATAAGGTTGAGCGACGAAGAAAACGTGCGTATATTCGGTAAGTGCAACAATCCCCACGGCCACGGACACAACTATGAGCTGGAGGTGACGGTCCGCGGCCCGGTGGACGAGAAGACCGGGACGGTCATCGACATGGGGCTTTTCGATGACGTCCTGCAAAAGGAAGTCGTGGATCGCTACGACCATCGCCACCTGAACCGTGACCTGGAGGAATTCAGGACGGTCAATCCAACTTCGGAGGAACTGCTCAGGGTGATCTGGAAGCGGCTCCTTCCATTCTTCGATACCCCCTCGCTCTACCGGATTCGCCTGGTGGAGACGTCCAAGAACGCTTTCGAGTACTATGGCGAGGAGGACCGGTAA
- a CDS encoding bifunctional oligoribonuclease/PAP phosphatase NrnA has protein sequence MPRDAADRSPAKRRHGHRADRASGEEALRDVDRTDPWKIAMWDEVKAVIASNQSFVISSHVNPDGDSVGSALGVYECLKALGKDAVVAMNDAIPAAYTWLDPDGEILAPASEDESERLAAADVVVIVDANGWDRLGRLRKPLEESSAVKIVIDHHPYTELITPLSVIDTKASSTAELVYDLIDSIGAPLTPRAADALYTGILTDTVSFRFARSAPCAHIVAAKLLSTGVDPSRVYDQIYNRNTGARTRLMGRALSNIQFTGRGRVAWLTVTRSMIEETGARSSDTSGFVDVTMTIAGVEIGIIFVEGKEGTVQISLRSRPETDVNQVAVALGGGGHKNAAGVTYNGTLQEAVRTVTEAAVKAL, from the coding sequence GTGCCACGCGACGCCGCGGACCGAAGCCCGGCAAAGAGGCGTCACGGACACCGGGCGGACCGGGCGTCCGGCGAAGAAGCGCTGCGCGACGTCGACCGGACCGATCCATGGAAGATCGCCATGTGGGATGAAGTCAAGGCAGTCATCGCATCGAACCAGTCCTTCGTGATCTCCAGCCACGTCAATCCCGACGGGGATTCGGTCGGATCGGCCCTGGGGGTCTACGAGTGTCTGAAGGCGCTGGGGAAGGACGCCGTCGTCGCCATGAACGACGCCATTCCCGCCGCCTATACCTGGCTCGACCCCGACGGTGAAATCCTCGCACCCGCTTCGGAGGATGAATCTGAGCGCCTCGCCGCCGCGGACGTGGTCGTCATCGTGGACGCCAACGGCTGGGACCGGCTGGGGAGGTTGCGGAAGCCGCTGGAGGAATCGTCGGCGGTCAAGATCGTGATCGACCACCATCCCTACACTGAACTGATCACGCCTTTGTCGGTGATCGACACGAAGGCATCCTCAACGGCTGAACTGGTTTACGATCTGATAGACTCGATCGGCGCGCCGCTCACGCCGAGGGCGGCGGACGCGCTGTACACGGGCATCCTGACCGATACCGTGTCGTTCCGCTTCGCCAGGAGCGCGCCGTGCGCCCATATCGTCGCGGCCAAACTCCTCTCCACGGGCGTCGACCCGTCCCGGGTCTACGACCAGATCTACAACCGGAACACGGGCGCCCGTACCCGGCTCATGGGCCGCGCGCTTTCGAACATTCAGTTCACCGGACGCGGCCGCGTCGCCTGGCTGACCGTTACGCGGTCCATGATCGAGGAAACCGGCGCCCGGTCGTCGGACACGAGCGGGTTCGTGGACGTGACCATGACCATCGCCGGCGTCGAGATCGGGATCATATTCGTGGAAGGCAAGGAAGGTACGGTCCAGATCAGCTTGCGGTCCCGGCCGGAAACCGACGTCAACCAGGTCGCCGTGGCCCTGGGCGGCGGCGGCCACAAGAACGCCGCGGGCGTAACGTACAACGGCACGCTCCAAGAAGCCGTCCGGACCGTGACGGAGGCGGCTGTCAAAGCGTTGTAA
- a CDS encoding glycosyltransferase produces MGSGETPGFNVLPPSGRTRPSPQPSDRQTPMSYALVLFMKAPRPGTVKTRLTPRVTMNEAAELYRAFILDTLHLAQRTDAASLFVAWTPDDGRAELGSALGDPDVNWLRQRGSHLGERLSNAFASFRQDGWKKTVVLGGDSPLLPRDYVEEASEALDRHDVVLGPADDGGYYLIGLGGSGIPGGPGGPGGPGGPGSPDGPGRRKNVSDRYDRLFESIHWGTGRVLGQTRAAIRASGFSCHELPAWHDVDRPADLDRLAREIRMLRAGGDHLTGRCTETALAAVSREGKDR; encoded by the coding sequence ATGGGATCCGGGGAAACGCCCGGCTTCAACGTATTGCCGCCTTCCGGGCGGACCAGGCCTTCCCCACAGCCTTCCGATCGGCAAACGCCCATGTCGTACGCACTTGTCCTGTTCATGAAAGCTCCGAGACCGGGGACCGTGAAAACCCGGTTGACGCCGCGGGTAACGATGAACGAGGCCGCGGAACTCTACCGCGCCTTCATCCTGGACACGCTGCACCTGGCCCAGCGGACCGACGCCGCTTCCCTCTTCGTGGCCTGGACGCCCGACGACGGACGGGCGGAACTCGGATCCGCCCTGGGAGATCCCGACGTGAACTGGCTTCGTCAGCGTGGCAGCCATCTGGGGGAACGGTTGTCGAACGCCTTCGCATCCTTCCGGCAAGACGGATGGAAAAAGACCGTCGTGCTGGGTGGTGACAGTCCCCTCCTCCCCCGGGATTACGTCGAAGAGGCTTCCGAGGCACTGGACCGGCACGACGTCGTGCTCGGTCCCGCCGACGATGGAGGTTATTACCTGATCGGACTGGGCGGATCGGGCATACCAGGCGGGCCAGGCGGACCAGGCGGACCAGGCGGACCAGGCAGTCCTGACGGTCCGGGACGCCGGAAAAACGTCTCGGACCGGTACGACCGACTGTTCGAATCCATACACTGGGGCACCGGCCGCGTGCTGGGTCAGACCCGGGCGGCCATCCGGGCAAGCGGTTTTTCATGCCACGAACTCCCGGCCTGGCACGACGTGGACCGTCCCGCTGACCTGGACCGGCTCGCTCGGGAAATACGGATGCTGCGCGCCGGCGGCGACCACCTGACCGGCCGATGCACGGAAACCGCGCTCGCCGCGGTGAGCAGGGAAGGGAAGGACCGATGA
- a CDS encoding class II aldolase/adducin family protein, producing MYDRGYVASNDGNLSVRLSEDRLLITMTGVSKGFLDPDKFVIVDYDGAVISGMHEPSSEMKMHLMVYRERPDVHAVAHAHPPAATGFSVAGVHLPDALLPEVIVSLGFVPIAPYGTPGTMELVESLRGFVRNHDAVLLENHGALTLGPDIVSAYHKMETMEHCAQIALVARMLGQVNSIDQENVDKLHRLYGRPCSSGGNEGYRTEERT from the coding sequence ATGTATGACCGGGGATACGTAGCCTCGAACGACGGAAACCTGAGCGTTCGACTGTCCGAAGACCGATTGCTGATCACGATGACCGGGGTGAGCAAGGGTTTCCTGGACCCGGACAAATTCGTGATCGTCGACTACGACGGCGCGGTGATCTCGGGGATGCACGAGCCGTCGTCAGAGATGAAGATGCACCTGATGGTGTACCGGGAGCGTCCGGACGTGCACGCCGTGGCCCACGCCCATCCCCCGGCCGCGACAGGATTCTCGGTGGCCGGCGTGCATCTTCCCGACGCCCTGCTGCCCGAGGTGATCGTCTCCCTGGGTTTCGTACCCATCGCGCCCTACGGGACACCGGGGACCATGGAACTGGTCGAATCGCTCCGGGGATTCGTGCGGAACCACGACGCGGTTCTGCTGGAAAACCACGGCGCACTGACCCTGGGTCCGGACATCGTTTCGGCCTATCACAAGATGGAAACCATGGAGCACTGCGCGCAGATCGCCCTCGTGGCGCGCATGCTCGGCCAGGTCAACTCCATCGACCAGGAGAACGTGGACAAGCTGCACCGCCTGTACGGCCGGCCCTGTTCATCCGGCGGAAACGAAGGATACCGGACCGAGGAACGTACATGA